DNA sequence from the Spodoptera frugiperda isolate SF20-4 chromosome 15, AGI-APGP_CSIRO_Sfru_2.0, whole genome shotgun sequence genome:
TCGGCGCTGGCGACGGCTGAGCCGTCAATCAGAGACAATTCCTTGGACGGTGGGGAGCGAGTACTGCTCGTGTCACCAGTCTTGGCCCCTCCTAGGGACTCCAGGACACATGACACGACGAGGTCAAGGCAGTTCCCGATACTAGTGCTCCTTGCCCAGGCGAACCCATCGTACGGTCGTCTGGAGCCCGAGGCCAAGTCCTTAAAAGGCAACCCGCAGCCAATTTACGTGAAGGTAATTGCGGATActttttatcgatatttatcttgttgtttaatttattggcATTTTTCTTCTCAACACTCTCCGAAGGAAAGAATGGAATCATGAAAgtgcataatttatttactatatgCAAACAAATTTTATGgtgtatattttcataaaaagagCTGGTTAtccagttctttttttttaaatcaccaaCAATTCTCATATTTGTCTTTATTAAATTGTGCAACAGATAACATGAACCGCAACGTGATCTTTAATAATATGTTGCGACTAATTTCAGAGGTTAACCGTTTATTATGGAGTCTCGTTCATTTGTGTTTTGCATAAACAACATATGTAGTAGATCCATTTAACTAGGTACTATAATATGTCAATTTGACGCTTTCCTCCAGAcacttaacttaattttttaccGATTTAGAAACGAAATCTTAACACAACAACGTCGTTCTTAACGATAATGCATAAATCATCAAATGGCTGTATGAATTTAAGTATCGGAATACAGGGTCGACGAAAATATTTGAGTTATTagaactacaaaaaaaaaacccttcaatatagaaacatacaaaattatcacAACATATGGGTTTCACACTTTAGCGAATCAGTTTTGCATATTTATAAGTTCAAGGTTACTGTTGCAGTCAGCATTTCTTGCTATGAGTATATGCTCTTTTTCAtgcataaaaacaattaatatacgtgttatgtttatttgtccACAGAAACTGGAAGACCAGGATAAACCTGAAAACCTGAACAGACAAAAGCGGCATCTACTGAAGAAGAAATTATTAGGTCTGGGTCTGGGAGAAGGTGGACTGTCATTCGGTGGCGGCTTCTCAATCGGCGGAGGAGGCATCGGCTTTGGCGATGGTTACGGCGGCGGTGGTGGCTACGGCGGAGGCGGTGGCTACGGCGGAGGCGGTGGCTATGGCGGAGGCGGTGGCTATGGCGGAGGCGGTGGCTATGGCGGAGGCGGTGGCTATGGCGGAGGCTATGGCGGAGGCGGTGGCTACGGCGGTGGCTTTGGCGGAGGCCATGGTGGCGGTTACGAAGAACCACCCGAAAAAATTGTAGTCGTTAAAGTGGTTAAAGATCGTGGTACGAATGCACTGCACAGCTTTCTGCACACACACACTTTTTAATTATGCCTTTATGAACGCTTTCTTTGTAGTTTTTGTCTTCTAATAATGTTTGTGCCTGCGTAGTAAATAATCAGTAGTTAAAATTAGCAAACTAGTAATTGACAACTAGTTACATACTAAGTACTCGTAGATTGTTGATGTTAACATGCTTGGTAGTACTAGTAAACAAGTAGCATGCATATTTGTAGTTATCACCGATTGTATTTACTTACAACACCAAACTCACCTTTCTTCTATATGGTTGCAATACTTTCAATACAATGACCAGACCCTCAGAAAATATACCTACTGCTGTCTACCCATATAAAATTTGAttgttttctaattatttacACAGATTTTGAGGGGCTGTACACAAATTGTTTACtcaagatttattttttgtgcaGGTCACGGTCACCATCACCACGGCGGTTACGATGGTGGATACGGTGGTAATGGAGGTGGCTACGGAGGCGGATACGGCGGCGGCGGTGGTTACGGTGGAGGCGGCGGCtacggcggcggcggtggctacggcggtggcggcggcggtggcggcggctacggtggtggcggcggatacggtggcggcggtggctacggcggcggcggtggccaTGGCGGCGGCCAAGGCGGCGGCTACCAACCTAACTACGGTCATGGCGGCGGTGGTTGCGGAGGCGGATGTGGTGGCAACGGAGGCTACAGTAGCGGCACTGCCACCGCTACCGCTACTGCCACTGCTACTGCTACCGCTCATGCAGGCGGTTATGGGTAAGCTACACTTGAACTTTAGATATTCCTAGATAATaacaactaaataattaatgtaatcctataaactataaatattatagttgCATAGTTAACTGCAAAATCATGagacatataattttaaagactTATACATTAATTTGTCCTCCTTACGCTTGCAATGACATTCGAAGCGTTACTCCCTGTGCCTCTAATGATATTTGTTATTGATGTAACATAATTAGGAgttgtgtttaaattaaataatggtgAATGATAGCAAAAACTTCGAGATTACTTCAAACAACCTGTGATTAAGTAATTTGTCAAGTTTGCAGTGATGTCATTTAGGTATCTTGTTAGTCTAGTCTTGTGCGTCAATTCTTAAGGCTCATCAGACTTCCTGAAGATCTTGAGTTTGGTTGGGTTCGAATTCATgggtatacaatacatattcaatttttataaattcttgaCGTTGTGTGTTTAAAGATTACTGTTCAATTGTTGTAAACTTTAAGTTCTTGGCCAATTTTACACGCGAGTTAGAGTTAGGTATTTTGTAAAAGATCATAAAAGAGCTAATAATATATACCTACGAGATATTTATCCTacttcctactaatattatgaatgcgaaagtttatatatttgtttgtttgttaatccttcacttcaaaacggctgaagggatcgagatcaAATTttgaacaggagtagattatggtctgaaataacacatacgCCACTCTTTATAccatgggaacgcgggcaaaaccGCTGGCAGGAACGAGAAGCTAATAGAAGAGCTAATAATATCTTACCaaaggttttttattttcctcTCTTAAACCTTTTGCTTTTACTatataattaagattttttctcttttttacaGAAGAAAACGTTAACTTCGTCGTGCTCAGTGAAATAACAGAGTGTTTCGAAGTGCATTGAACAAGCTGTGATCATAGGTGACAGGACGATTATTACTCGCTAGACACCAAATGGCTTTAATTACTTGGTATCCATGTAATTACAGATAGAAACCGTATTTCTATTGTGAGTAGatctattttcaaatgtattcaGATGTGGTTTTTATGtcgttttaaaactatttctgtTTTATTCAACTTTGATACTTGTTACTTTTGAGAGTAGGTTTACTTTTGAATGAtagaacaataatttaatttgaatccTAAATCCAAAAACAACTTTTCTATACTAAAgatgcagatattttttttatttacaaagaattgaCTTGTTGGTAAATGTAATTATTCATAGGAGTAtttgtagatattatttaaaataaaggtaCCCAATTAGTTTCCCTACAATATCAGATACTTCAGTATTTATAGTATTCTGTCAAGTAAACGATTTCCTATCTATTGTTACATGAATCCTTGTACTTTTTAtacctaagtaataaaataattgaaatacagacatttttattattcttttgttttatttccaatttgAACTATTTCTCATGACCTATTTACTATTATTCTATTCACTATTTGTATGTAAttgacataattaaaaatataaatcataatCAATGATTAACTACCATTTTGCCTAGAAATTAGAATAAATTCCCAAGTCAAGCAAATTGTAGATAAGTCACTAAAGTATACCGTATAGgcaaacctcttatgacttaatttaaatcacatatttgttacCATCATGGCTGACAATatgccaaaaaaaaaattctgttttcgttgaaaacttatttagttgtattatgcttgtGTGGACTACtatttgtagtttcatttaaatcatatgagtgatcttcATACTGTATAGTTCGAAACAACACGTTGACTATTTTTTACCCTGGCACCACAGACAAAGTCGCCGGTAGAAGTTAGTAAAAATCATAatgaattcaataataatatatcctATAATCGCCGACCTTATACTCATTCATCACCTCTGGTAATCGATGTAACTCTGTGATGTGCGATAACCATTATAAAATGATTGATAACCCGTAATTACATAATTGCCACACTTAGGACTGATCTGTAGAGAGTGATTAGCAATGAACTTGTAATCACTTAGTATCCTGATGATACTTTAACATGAGATATATAGACATTGGATTGGTGTTTTTCACTAGAATTGGGAACAATGATAATACGTCTTTTAAcacaaagaaaaaacaacaaaacagaacaagtgtgggagagcacgAACGTGCTGGCTCGACCGGGTTGATACCACGGCATCATAAAACACcgcgtgaaacaacgtttgcgttgtgtttcgttgtgtaagtgaggttaccggaggcccaattaccctccttcctagtcttcccaatccccaatttcccaacaacccctaaattcctaacccctaaaaggccagcaacgcacttgtaacgcctatgatGTGAAATTGCTTATCTACTCAtaggaaaaaaacattaaattatacggaacatttacattgttgtttcgccAGTTATATTACGAGTTTGTGTCATCCCAGACTAATCTAAATGAAGTAATCAAAATTGGAAAAACCCAGAGACATCATACTT
Encoded proteins:
- the LOC118276030 gene encoding uncharacterized protein LOC118276030 isoform X2; translation: MGYCSVVVSVLALSALATAEPSIRDNSLDGGERVLLVSPVLAPPRDSRTHDTTRSRQFPILVLLAQANPSYGRLEPEAKSLKGNPQPIYVKKLEDQDKPENLNRQKRHLLKKKLLGLGLGEGGLSFGGGFSIGGGGIGFGDGYGGGGGYGGGGGYGGGGGYGGGGGYGGGYGGGGGYGGGFGGGHGGGYEEPPEKIVVVKVVKDRGHGHHHHGGYDGGYGGNGGGYGGGYGGGGGYGGGGGYGGGGGYGGGGGGGGGYGGGGGYGGGGGYGGGGGHGGGQGGGYQPNYGHGGGGCGGGCGGNGGYSSGTATATATATATATAHAGGYGRKR
- the LOC118276030 gene encoding uncharacterized protein LOC118276030 isoform X1 translates to MGYCSVVVSVLALSALATAEPSIRDNSLDGGERVLLVSPVLAPPRDSRTHDTTRSRQFPILVLLAQANPSYGRLEPEAKSLKGNPQPIYVKKLEDQDKPENLNRQKRHLLKKKLLGLGLGEGGLSFGGGFSIGGGGIGFGDGYGGGGGYGGGGGYGGGGGYGGGGGYGGGGGYGGGGGYGGGYGGGGGYGGGFGGGHGGGYEEPPEKIVVVKVVKDRGHGHHHHGGYDGGYGGNGGGYGGGYGGGGGYGGGGGYGGGGGYGGGGGGGGGYGGGGGYGGGGGYGGGGGHGGGQGGGYQPNYGHGGGGCGGGCGGNGGYSSGTATATATATATATAHAGGYGRKR